The genomic interval GAATTCAAAAGTCAGAACTATACAGTAATTGTCAAAATGTGCAGAATAAATCAAGACACAACAAAACAACACTACAAATATGCCATCAACTCACTATCGTCTTGGCAACCAgtttggaaatatattttataaaattctgttATAACTGAAATTGTTTTTTCCTGAACATTTATCTGTATGTATTGTATTGCCAAAGCTAAATGCTGCACGAAGCAAAATGCATAAATGCTTAATGtgtaattttaatttgtttgaaaaaatttgttttttttaaagtggtTTAGCTGTAGGCCTAATTTTTCTACTAGCAAGAGAAGAAAGGTATAGGTATTCTAGTTACATCAAAACTTACTTCCATATTCCCCAGGTGGAGTTGTGGAGGGCATTTGTTCTGTACGTCCTCGTGCCTGTGCTGTGCCATGGACTGGACGTGCCGATGAGCTCACTTTCCCTCGATCAGCATCATCACTGTTTCTCCCACCCTAAAAACATCATCGCAGCATGAGGACTTTATGCTTAATCAATAAATAAACCCAAACTGTCTGGTGTACAAAGAAGCCCGACTTAAAACAAGTGATTATTGcgatttatgaaataaagaaatctgaCAGCGCCAATAACCTGTGACTAAAAACTACTAACAAGAATGCATACATTTTTACTTGCTGCGCAACTTTAAAACACTGAACACTAAATAAGAAATGTGTGTTCATTACTTACAAACTTTAACATGTTCCAGTCAAAAACATAATCATATGTAAATCCCTGTCGATGGAAGAGGTTACGGAATAACTGTCGAAGGTAGGAATAGTCTGGTTTGTCATCAAATCTTAATGATCGACAAAAATTCAAGTATGTAGCAAACTCGGCTGAAACGAGATTAAACTAATCATTAGATACAAGTCCCAAAGAACATTTCTGTGTTGCTTTAAAGTCCACATAATTTGCTTTAAATACAACAGACTTCAGTAAAAGTAACCAAGATGCTTCAACTTGTAACAATGCTGTCAATAAAGTGCAGGCAAGGGATAGTACATTATATCTAACATTAGCTCAAATCCATTTTACTTCTTCTAAAACTTGGAAAAGGTAAATGTAGACTTAATTTTCAATTCTCAAGTGATTAAATGAAGAAACCAGAAGTGATGCTATCAATAATACAAAACTTACATGGAAATCCTTTGCACAGCTCCTCTATAGGAGTAGACATTTTCTTTTCACTAATACGTTCATATTTTTGGCGTTTTGTGGCAGCTTTTAAACCTTGCCAGGGTAAACTTCCTCGTAAAAAGTACATGAATATGTATCCTAGGGACTCCATGTCATCTCGTCTACTTtgttctgaaaaataaaacacacagTATTTTCCCTTGGTTATCACACTTTCAAGTTAaaattttccatgtaaaattcTCAGACTTCTCTATCCATCACATTCTTTTCCCAGagtatttcattttcatactATAAAACTTCACTCAAGGCTTTCCTTAAATCAgactttctaaaaatagtacacattacatgttttaaaaccAACCATCAGCAGAGAATATGAATGTTCCAATGATTCTCTTCAACACTAAAAAGCATCAAAAACTTACCATGTTTAACAATGCTTACAAAGCGCATTCTGTGTCAAATGGAATGGAATAATGACTATAACTTACCTATACCCAAATGTGTGTTTATACTAGCATATCTTGCTGTGCCAGTGAGATTCTTATTTTCTCTGTAAGGTATATGTTGATGAGTACGGGCATCACGATATTTCTTAGCTAATCCAAAGTCTATAATATACACAAGATTGCCCTTTTTTCCAAGTCCCATCAAAAAATTATCTGGCTTCACATCTCTGTGAATAAAGTTCTTTGAATGTATATACTCTATCCTGCTAAtctgaaaaggaaaatataagTAACCTGTGATTCACCTGGCAGCATCTGTGGTGCTGGATGTTTAACCAATCAGTATACAAAAATACCAAGGTCCACAGATTCTTGGCCATAGCATTATAATCATCTTTTATACTTCTCTGTCGCATACATAAAATTTTTCTTATTCCTGAATAAAAGCTTTGTTTCTTATACTTCAAATCTTAATAGCGATTTCTTTTGTCCATGATCATCGTAACAACCAAACTGCCAATGGTCAACGTAATATTCTATAGGCTGTAATGAAAAGTTTACGGAACAGAAAGATAAGTTATATGCTAACACACTACTTGCAAGTTACAGAGGTTCTTCTATCATCAAGAAGACAGCGGAGCATAATGAGCTGTCTAAATAAAGAATACAGAGTGTATGTTTCAAGAAACATACTTTTATACttttgaatgtacactattagtTTTATGTTGTGTAAATGCCTCACCAGTTGATCTGCCAGTAGAAGGACAGTTTTCAGACTGAACTTCCGTGAACAAAAGTTAAAGAGATCTTCAAGACTTGGTCCCAACAGTTCCATGACCATCACATTGTAGTCACCTTCTGCACCACACCATTTGATCGTTGGAATTCCAACTATACAGTAAAAGTGTACATTAATTATTGCACAATCcatacatacattttaatttatcattgaAAGAGGGAAtaccaaaataattttttacatGAAGTTATCAAGAAATCAAAGAAGCTTTAAACTCGAAACTTtacaataataaatattaaatgttaaatatcctGCATTATCAAATAACAGGTATTAAAATTTCATGTAATATTTGGACTGCATCTAGCTTATGCAGTAAGGCAAAATATATGCCATAAAAACTAACAATTTGTTTTCAGTTGGTAAAACAGTACAATGTTATcttcattctaacatggctcaatttgACTGCAAGTTAATGAAAGAAGAaattcaagctctgtatattctgcggtAAACAAAGGTTCATGCGCAGACTGGcaagagaacattatgacgtcaaaatgcTGCATGATGTCCGGTTCAttacttttcgaataaaaaaagCCCAGCATATTTTTCCGAAgtatttcaatgaacatgtaagaataaaaacaaccAACGCCTTCTTGTAATTTGTCGTCTTATTTACCATGGTTCATTGTTTAGATACTTGGATATTAAACCATTTGGGCTTACGCCCTAGTGGTTCAATTAATGCGCATCTTAACTCTGAACCATAATAAATTAGAtgacaaaccactcaaagaccttgattatttgttaaatgttaaatgactgatatgtttaaatacatagaACCAAACACTCCAGAATCACCACTCTTTGGTCATATTTGAAAGAACGTTTGAGAACAGAATAGAAAAAATGAGATAAAGGACCTCTCAAGCACACTACTTGTCAAGTATGTTTTGAGATCACAAGTTTGAAGCTTGACAGcatttgcctttttttttttaaccacaaCATGACAGCATTTgccttctctttttttttttaaaccacaaCATGACAGCATTTGccttctcattttttttttaaaccacaaCACGACAGCATTTGccttctcttctttttttttaaaccacaACATGACAGCATTTgccttcttcttttttttaaaaaccacaaCATGACAGCATTTgccttcttctttttttttaaaaaccacaaCATGACAGCATTTgccttcttcttttttttaaaaaccacaaCATGACAGCATTtgccttcttttttttttttaaaccacaaCATGACAGCATTTGCCTTctctcttttttctctttttttttttaaaccacaaCATGACAGCATTTgccttcttctttttttttttaaaaccacaacagatttgtttgttttttatcaaaatgttcaaTAACAAAGGAAATAAGAGCATGGAATTCCTCAAGAGAAAACAACCTGTAATGTTTCAAGTGAGAAAAACACACAAGTGAGAACATTTTTGCAGTGATGACACTATACTTGTGGTTAAACAAGTACAACAGGATATTGTTATTGATCTGTAGCAAAGGTGATACCAAGAGATTTTCTTAACAAAGTACGGTGCATTTCCATTATCAAACTTTAAAGCACAAAAATCACCTGCAATGCTACAAAACGCCTTTAAATGCTAACATTAATAATATTCTCCAAACCTTTAAATAATACTGGTCATACTGGACTCTGGCAGCAAAAATAACCTGTACTATTAATACAAGTGCCAAttctatttgtttttaattatgaaTATTTACTATTTTAATAGCTAGTCTGTAAAGACTTAAAAATTGTGGGAAATCACAGAAGTAATTTATTGTAGTTTGAGGACTACTTTTGTGAGCAAGCCGcataaatgcagttttttttctgGCTGGCTGAGTTGGGGCCAGTGTTGCAAACTGTATAGTTTTCCCcacttttaaaagttaaaattaccAAGTCTTTTATTACATCAGCCAAAACTGTACCTATGTATGGAAACTTAAAGTTCCTTAAGGCTTTGAATTTtgtatcaaaaacaaataaggCAGCTTTACAAATAGATGTTATACATAATTACATGATTTGAAAGTCATGACTTTCAGTATTACACATGAACTTATTGatttagagccataaagggaagtaatcttAAACAATATTTTCCTCTGTATTattgttaatcaatattcaaacctttggcaaataCATGAGAAGATAATTATCGCATAATAAcagcatttaagaaaaaaaaagagacatattttatgttcataataaaaagtggcagccacattttaaacaaatgcataaCGAGAAGATATAAAACACAAGGCAAAGTGCAAACTTAAAGCCATTACATCATAATTGTAAATTTTCATCAAAGATACCACTTTTTTCAGTTCtcaaattaaatgttttacaatgcTCTTTATTGCCCAATTATAACAGCCCCATTCCCATCCTCAAATCagtggaaaatgataaaatcagaaCAACAAAGTTCCTTAGCAGCTCTTTTATTCAAATGGAAACCAGATTGTTTTTAATTACCTGAAGGAAGTAACAAGAGACAGATCTGTTATCTTCAtgacaattatttatttttcttttaaaacatttaaaggcatatatgaAGAAAACTTAGAAATTTTAAAGAGAACACGAAAAGGAAAAAGATGTAGGAAAAAGTAAATTCAGTGCTCAGGTCAAGACAACCAGTTCCTTCATACTGTTACGATAAATATTACAACATCTGAAGTATGATCAGATAGTGCAGGCACTTGTGCTGTGATTatggttattataacaatatatatttaagAGTGTATTATATGACTTAAGTGACAGTAGGATTCTGATTAAAATCTTAGCCCGagcacttttaaaacaatttgaagAAGGAAGCTGGAGATTGGGTAAAATCTAGATATAAAATCTGCAAGCCTTTTCTTGGATCATAGCTTTCTGAGTGATTTACAAGTGAACacaaaatctttctttctataaGCATGTACAAGCAAGCAAGGTCCATTGCTGGTCATGACAAGAGTTGTATTGTACTGACCTCCGCCCTGCATCATCCTGTAAATTTTGCTCTCAATATGGAGCTGAGGATGTTTAGTTTTCACATACTCTAGTTTTATGGCAACCTCTTCTCCGTTCGAGATATCTGTGCCTGTACAAAAATCAAGCAGTATTAGTTAGGATGGATATATTTGTTAGTGCATGATCTCAAAATACTGACCTCCTCCCTGcatcattctgtatattttgctCTCTATATGAAGCTGGGGATGCTTCGTTTTCACACATTCTAGCTTAATAGCGACCTCCTCCCCGTTAGAAATATCCGTTCCTGAATACAAAACCAACAACAACACAATCAAATATAAACTATTACCTTATATGATGTTAATCAAACATATATTCTTCTCTCTCTCTTTTCTTAAAGGAAAGTAGACtatattattcaataaatttaaacatttccagtcttcgccttaattttttttcaagtaactTAAGAAAACCGCTTgcccaaaaacatttttacttgcccGAAATCCGTTTGTTTATATggtgcatttttaaagaaaaaaaaaacccaacaaaaatcaATTTGTAGTGTTCATTTTTCAGGTATTCCGAATTCTCGACAATCGCTATAATACACTGTTTGGACTTGCTCGTTATATTTCAGCCATGGTCAATCAGTTTGCCAAATTTGTTTTGAACAATCGTTCTTGTTTCTGCTCATATTGTTTCTTATTACAGTGTTCCCAGAAACCCCCAAATGGGGGTTTTTCACCCCCAGAAAAATACTTTGCACCCCCAGTTTTGGAGACAGCTGATATATATGATATATCTCTTAGTGAGGGGGTGCAAAAGTGCAAGAAAAACTCAGTTTTCACCCCCAACTTTAAATGCCAGTGGGAACACTGTTATTACCTTGTGTATCTACTGTTTTCTTTCTGCTTTTTGTTGGGTTGAGCACCCTCGAAGTATTTTAGATAGATATTGAATACACAAAAACGTTTGCATGCAGTACTTAGTATTTAATAAGTGTCTAGGCTAATAAAAATGTGGAGAACGCAAAATGCTGTAACATCACTAATTCATGCGTAAATATACAAAAGCCAGTATTTAGGACTTTCATTTCGGATTTGTGaaattctttttgtaaatgtgaaaattaagggatttaaatttcggaaaaatgcACTGGTCCATTCAGGCAACCACCTGGAAACTTTGGCTTGCCCGAAAAAAGGATTTACTTGTCCTGGACTTCAGGCAACCCTGTTACAACAAAGACTGCATTTCAATGTTACTCACATAAAATCCAAGACTTGTAACAGCAATGTTCCCTTTATATATGAGGTTCATGTTTGCTTTTATGCACTGTACTGTAGTGTAGTATtatcaggaaaaatgtgcagcctcgaccgggactcGAGCCTCGGACCTTCGGCCTACCGTGCCAACGAACTACCAaatgagctaccgaggccacccaatacgagaaccgctacacaccttccctcttattgtgAGACAatggcactcctggccaatgtctgccacAGACTGTTAACTGAATTCAAATGCACAAACTGCTTCGCCatgcatgggctccaagggtgaacaTCTCCATAGAACCTCCAAATGTATCAGTCtaaggaaaaatgtgcagcctcaaGTGGGACTTGAAACCTCTGGCCTACCATGCAAACTCTCTaacaattgagctaccgaggccacccgatacgagcaCTGCTAcagtagagtcagtgtacccggtttcgcactgtacgcggtttcgcacacccagcAAATTCATGTGctttgtgagaataaagcagaaaattcaacaattctttgttattatttcacaaaattgagttattccctacataaatTGACACAAGGGGTTCATCCCCGCTTGAGCCTCGTTCTGGTAggtgcagacgaaaacaataacaatactaatggaggccagtaggttagctgaaaaatattaaattttatgaaaataatgactaagcaaacaacaacaaggtgtaaaataaattgaaaaatcacttttccttcatacatgtaggtatttacctattactttaccgaaatgaaaaatatttcaacagatattgaagttctcccaacctgcaaaatgaccattgtgtacactacggtagcgctttcatactgtcgcactgacctgtgtactttcgctcggggcattatgggtaagaactattttcaacatggagtcgtaaacaaggaagtgaaagtgtactttgcatttttagttgAATATTCACCATTGTTGTTTCCAGAGTATGATTTATTCTAGTGTATCCattttagtatcatttgaaatgatgaatttaAGTTATCTGCAGTTGTGCAAATCGATTCATACATGAAAACGGCATCGTTTAGCTTGTTTAcctgcaaaattgtacatgtatatttctgtacagctttttgattgtttgttttgggtttaaagccgtttttcaacagtatttcagtcatgttacgttggggagttaacctaaccagtgttcctgatttctgtaccagtacaaacctgttctctacaagtaactgcaaacttctccacatgaatcggaggtggaggacaaattttttcaaacacaaatattgtttatcaattaGCCGCAACGAACAttagccccgcccgaggatcgaactcacgatccgtagatctacgcgcTACTTACTgagctgtacatgtacatcattcATTGTACGAATGTACAAAAGTATTGAACGTACCATTTTCGAATTCAGTATAACTGTAGATTGAAATAATGTcagtcatacattttttttattttttgcaggacTAATTTCCAAAGTATCAGTTCGATGTAGTCCAGTAAGGCTAAATGTACAGTCTAGTCAGAAATGGTCCAGACTTAAAAGGCTAATTACCAGATGCacactttgttttcttgtattttattcttgttttgttaattgatattttttctatacaaatttgAATAAACAGTTGATAATTAGTAGGAGTTTATATGATATCAGAAAAGTAAAAATCTTATTCAATAAAGATTTCTCagcttgcttcaaaattgtaaaaaatctcAGAATTTATTTCCCGGTGAGGACAGTCAGTGacaggtagctcagttggttagAGCACCCCAGACATAGAAGTACAATGTCATGGGGAGGTctcaggttcgaatcctgacCTGGCACTTGTCCACCTTATTACCTccaattatgtcaatttacacttccaaattttaacacataaatcttcaattcttcatgtatgtacatttggtcttatgatatttttcataacacagcACATTTAGAAAGTGTTTCAAGCATTTTGCCATGGAAAACTTATGAGACTGATGCtttaatttattgttgtaaattttgttgttgaatacAATATCCTATTAACTTTGATATAATGTTACAGTTTAGATACATGAAATGGTAGGTATATACTaatgtaacatttacattttttcaactgagaaacaggcatgtcccatgttttataactgcaggtcaataggtaatacaaactaggacatttttgttttatttagtaaaaactgACTAGTTGAATACTGACCAAGATACTAGTAACAGtatattacattacatatttgtaaaggtCACTATAAAAAATCCTTGCATATTTCTTAATCTGCTGCATGAACTGTCAGAAAGGTGTAGTGATAGAAATAATGGAATCTTTTGAAACTAAGTGACATTCTTATTTTTGTATctgaacaaagagctataaaatatattttatacttctttgatctgaataaattatgaataaaatccatttcagaagaaagggacttgatttaaacatattgctttgtgttttaaatggtatggttgacataatatttactaaaagTTTTGGTTGGAAGATGTAAAAAAGATGGAAAGAATCTTTGGTCAAATAttggaaattaaacctactttctgAGAGAAGAAtgaaccaaatattttacaactagCCTGGGAAATAGAATTTATGTGtgaaatactatcaaattaaaacattgaacagAATTATATTGTATTGAAGTTGTCTGTGCTTAGGATTTTATATGTTTACCTGAAGTGCATTTGTTTGATATGTTCCCCATGTTTAAAAGGcctgttaattaataaaaaaatagactgcaaaataatgtgtatgaactttaatatatgtacaaataaaacTGGAATTTACAAAGGTGGTTGTTTTTCACTCATGATAGTGATGTTGAAAACTGAAATTCTGTCAGTTTTACATTGTCCATGATTCATATGTTAACAACCAGTACTTTTTAGCATTTCAAGTTAGTAATAGCAGAGAAATTATTCTCTCTTTTGTCTGTCAGTGATGCACCAAGGGAAGGACTAGACTATCAGAATTGCAATATGTAAACTTTGAGTAAGTGTTTGGTTATTAACACTTTGAACagaatatgaattatgatatacatgtacattgacatGGGGTGCCAGCTGGTATATCAGACCTTCTTGATGACATGACTTAAGCACTCTATTTGTGCATCATTTAGACGTTTAGGACATTGATCTTATGGTGTCTAAGTCTCCAGATCAAAATTGAATATACCATAATTGCGTTGCAATACTATAGTataggaaagtgaaagtagattttcctttttgtcaaaaataattctaTGACACGAGTCAGAGAACGATAAcggtttaaaaagtttaagtaatCACAACTACGCATATTTCttgtaataacatgcaaaaaataagTAGATTCTGAACATTTACCGTCCTCCGCGGGACTATGttttagtgtatgtacaattatccaaaatcggctagttatcagttcctagtatagaggttagacggaatgtgtgacgtcacgctctatgtatagaatggcaaaatgacttcaacttgattgcttgctttacgtttttattaaaacagagaacttaatcgAATGACAAGACTTGTTGGGGTCTTTTGTGATTCAGCAgcttctattgtttatttttgtttcatgtattcagctgttttagccttttctgctttaagcagtaaaaacagggtttggtCCCTATATTTCACTTTTataactgctttttaatttcactttcagatgttttattggaaaatacatgtttaaattgaatagaataaatacttaaaaagttaattgaaatttttcttttgggtAAATGCATTACTATCACtgaattctataaatagcatggtgtgcgaaaccgggtacacttaaatgcaaaaactggtcaaaatatgttatccgaatcaagtaCACCAAGAGGTATGACGTCATTGAAGTGGGAAAGGAAAGTAAGCgtgttttaaaccaaaataagtgtatttattaaagcatgtagaggtaaattcaaatttaatcatttttgactAAATAGGAAAgtattcttaggaaatgtgtgcgaaaccgggtacactgactctagaACCAAAGTGAAACATAAATGGAGGTGATTTACAAGTTGAAAATACACCGACTGCCTATGATGTCCACTCCACCCATCCCAACAAACATCTGAAGACCAATAAAAACCCCATCTTGCTATGAAATATCACAGTGCCCTGATAGCTATGATATTTATCAAAACAAAGCCAAGTTTTAATACATCTCCAttcaaattgtctcccttttGCCTTAATTTTCTTCTCTATCATTGAACAACAGTTTTAATAAATGTTAACAAAGACAAAGAGTTTTAACTTTACTGTAACAAAAATTGGACAAAGAGACACTGGAACAATCGCTCAAAAATTGATACTGTATGAATAATAAGTTTTGTATAGAACAAATGAGAAATCGATGATCTCACCAAGGTAAATGTCCCCAAAAGAGCCACTCCCGATTTTCCTGCCAAGCCTATACTTGTTTCCAACCCTTAATTCCATGGTTGAtcctgaaaaatagaaaatattatttggTTCCTTGACAATTAACTACAACGAACTTCAAATATTTCCAGACAAAAGACTTTCCCTTTTTTGTATACGACAgagtttgtttcatttttacaattACCTGTTCAATTATCCGTCAAATAACGGTGTACAATTCTGTATCAATAATTCTGATtacttatatttcaaacaattttcaaaaataagggACAGTTGGCGCTAGATGCAACCGATTGCCCTACGACTTCTATTTATTGTTGTCCGCCATTATTTACGATTTGACAGCCGTTGTCGACGTTACTACGCAGACGCGAACTTTAATTTCCTGCTTTAAGCTCCCGGATGAGCAAATATTTGACATTTCGCGGGAATAGCTGTCAGCACGGTTCCACACTGGTTAGGCAAAAACGTCAGACCGAGCGTATTTGGCCGCCAAAGCTCGAGAAAACATGGCGAATTTTGACAACAATGTTCAGGTAAGGCTTATTTTCTTCCTTCAATTTTCAGTCACATTCCACTCAAATGACTAGTCACACTATATCTGTCCATACGCCGAAATATTCTATATCGCTAGAAAACGAATGGTTTCGTAGTAAAACGCAACAAAGTTTGGTGTGTGATGTTCAAATGGCGAACAGACaggtaaaattatatattttttttatatttttattttgcaattacaTAGATCACAAACATTAGCACATATTATATAGATCTagtataagaaaataaaatacctttaacaaataaaatagattagatagacatttaaataaaaataacagcATTTCTATTTCACGGATTAAATTTGCAAGTTTAGCATTCTTAAAAACAAGAGTAATAAATAAGAGAATAACTACTTAAGAGCAATAAATAGGTTAGGAGCATATTTTCGTATTGTGTTTGAAAAACTTGGGTAATATAAATATGATCTATGGTTGcatggataacccattaagcCCGAAAgtttatttccaatggggtccagtTTACCAAAAAAGAATAAGATGGAATCAGAGAAGTAACGAAATCTAATTTAGTAATTCATAAATCATATACCTGTGACAATAAAAGTCATATGAAACTAAaaccttaatatatataaataaaagatatgCTCTGTAGGTATGAGATGTTTAAATACTACAGACTAGTAACACTATcacaaaatgtttatattcatatgatatCACAATTAAGTTAAAAAGCTAGTGTCAAACAGCcataaaattagaaatataaaaaacaatcTTCAGTTTGTGCTTTCCATTTGGTTGCAAGGTGGCCTTTGACAGAAGATTTAAACAAGGACGGATTTCTAATACACGTTACACTATCTGGCAAATTATTCCAGTCTTTTGTGCCATTGACAAAGAAAGTACCATTACCAAGAAGAGCAAGAATAGTCAAAGTGACATTGGATTAAAGCAGAACACAATAATTTTCTACAATCTATAGGAAGACTTTTACATTGTCTGTATAAAAATTTGAGTCTTGAgtttactttagaaataatattattaacAATTGCTTCACCTGATAGCGTATTCTCAATATTCAAACCTAGATATTTGACTTGCTTTGTAGTTTCTAAGGTATGACCGTTACaaacaatgttaaaatgtttaatttttcttAGTTTTTTCTTGGGTCCGAAAAGCATACATTCTGTTTTTCCAAGATGAAGCGAAAACTTATCATCAACAAGCCAGtctgaacaggattctagaactttgCCTAACTTATTAGAAATAATATCTGGATCTTGATGACAAAATAGTATAGTGCTGTCATCAGCATACAAAATAAGCTTACACTCCGGATCGATACTAGTGATCATATCATTCACATAGCACAAGAAGAGTAAAGGGCCTAAGATACCGCCCTGAGGAACTCCACAGGTGACTGTTGCTGGAGatgaattttttttgtcaatatttacagCTTGTTTTCTGTTTATCAGGTATGATTTAAACCAGTCTGTTTTTGTAATTCCCATTAGATTTATTTTTCCACATAATATAGTATGATCAACAGTATCAAAAGCTTTCTGTAAATCAATCATTACCATCCCAGTAAATAAACCTCTGGAATTGTTCATTCTAATATAGTCTAAAAGATGAATAAGACAGGTGTCGGTAGAGTGTGAACCCCTAAAACTCGACTGATGTTCgtacaataaattatttctaactaaatacactcaacaaaattcctaatcggtcagtttatat from Mercenaria mercenaria strain notata chromosome 2, MADL_Memer_1, whole genome shotgun sequence carries:
- the LOC123563625 gene encoding casein kinase I-like isoform X2 produces the protein MELRVGNKYRLGRKIGSGSFGDIYLGTDISNGEEVAIKLEYVKTKHPQLHIESKIYRMMQGGVGIPTIKWCGAEGDYNVMVMELLGPSLEDLFNFCSRKFSLKTVLLLADQLISRIEYIHSKNFIHRDVKPDNFLMGLGKKGNLVYIIDFGLAKKYRDARTHQHIPYRENKNLTGTARYASINTHLGIEQSRRDDMESLGYIFMYFLRGSLPWQGLKAATKRQKYERISEKKMSTPIEELCKGFPSEFATYLNFCRSLRFDDKPDYSYLRQLFRNLFHRQGFTYDYVFDWNMLKFGGRNSDDADRGKVSSSARPVHGTAQARGRTEQMPSTTPPGEYGSHTGSMDVGGRSGRAGKEKVPTRLALAMRGAEGGSEQVPMDTRVSDSRLATPSSGGRMSFKGSGIPVPVGGASTDNAKLRRLTQEGRGHSTSRQRQT